A stretch of Brassica napus cultivar Da-Ae chromosome C6, Da-Ae, whole genome shotgun sequence DNA encodes these proteins:
- the LOC106404507 gene encoding 60S ribosomal protein L38, whose protein sequence is MPKQIHEIKDFLLTARRKDARSVKIKRSKDIVKFKVRCSRYLYTLCVFDQEKADKLKQSLPPGLSVQDL, encoded by the exons ATG CCTAAGCAAATCCACGAGATCAAAGACTTCCTTCTGACAGCGAGAAGGAAGGATGCTAGGTCTGTGAAGATCAAGAGAAGCAAGGACATTGTCAAGTTCAAGGTCAGGTGCTCTAGGTACCTCTACACTCTTTGCGTCTTCGACCAAGAGAAGGCTGATAAGCTGAAGCAGTCTCTTCCTCCAG GTTTGAGTGTTCAAGACCTTTGA
- the LOC111206910 gene encoding uncharacterized protein LOC111206910, whose translation MEDLLLPPRMFAAVEEPLGERVNSYHKLKRTELLIDALEPEELEFLRNSTFGKILAIEENPPFSGLVHLCGNPVRMSLREFAIVTRLNCQKIPEPTKKRKNPLKEKLYWNELLGSLKFCTVDTAIDMLKKKASVAIRGYVDAIQLVLLAAIPQLKEEITQSERTVIVDSESESENPNEELALEDDNAVPHDKPSEVTKYCLIPGHAKSIDIECQVPVKSILDEPYEEWSAGLDFSWVDESEDLAVENMLVDKSKSPASDLHDEISSLEKRIYQALDAKLEKIASSTIQSQQLAILQTTIARCLQDIDKKIGAALVGQLKIMQAAILTKTQPPPVNGNLPAVPDISTPSEAADFRINEVLRDLNIVPDHFLPPNTDVDLPRKTPERGGSYADDNLDAELDTANGSSIQISIGADSQLPVEQREVQVEDLVPANNITEQENNQSLGVSTMVVEKPVSQEFEMEEEDAPGVEESPNPTNYISPPKAHEEEASEPRKSKRSWIIPAGLQDYKCDAKVKAGLCIIPDVDHRFMLMEQKLPNGYSMPSLEFCDIAYRTTILPTGVIDTLIGFVSRGPMVGPNVAIYDTTLPVTLMNHNNRFVKTAVKDRSKLKFVDVPLEKHLEKSHERIYFPFNMDKQHWVGVCIDTKVCTLHVLDCNTSFRSDNSLKKELNPIATLLPYVLKQFGFLGTNAGVKAFTVSRCKGIQQVSSQTDSGVMTVLLIDAHAGDGLGAYKAITPRLLPDASKQLAVKFFDDISM comes from the exons ATGGAGGATCTTTTGCTTCCCCCCAGAATGTTCGCCGCCGTCGAAGAACCCCTTGGAGAGCGTGTCAACTCGTATCACAAGTTAAAGCGGACCGAGTTGCTTATCGACGCTCTTGAACCGGAAGAGTTAGAGTTTCTGAGAAATTCTACTTTTGGAAAGATTCTCGCGATAGAGGAGAACCCGCCGTTTTCAG GTTTGGTTCATCTTTGTGGGAACCCTGTTAGAATGTCACTCCGGGAGTTTGCTATCGTCACCAGACTAAACTGCCAGAAGATCCCAGAACCAACTAAGAAGAGGAAAAACCCTCTGAAAGAGAAGCTGTACTGGAACGAACTCCTTGGCTCGTTGAAGTTCTGCACTGTTGACACAGCCATCGACATGTTGAAGAAAAAG GCGTCTGTTGCGATTCGTGGTTACGTTGATGCAATTCAACTAGTTCTTCTTGCCGCCATCCCTCAGTTGAAGGAAGAAATCACACAGTCCGAGCGTACTGTTATTGTGGATTCCGAGAGCGAGAGCGAGAACCCGAATGAAGAGTTAGCTTTAGAGGATGACAACGCGGTGCCGCACGACAAACCATCTGAGGTGACCAAGTATTGTCTTATCCCCGGGCATGCTAAGAGCATAGATATCGAGTGCCAG GTGCCTGTCAAGTCTATTCTAGATGAGCCGTACGAGGAATGGTCCGCTGGTCTAGATTTCTCGTGGGTCGATGAGTCCGAGGATTTGGCTGTAGAGAACATG CTAGTCGACAAGTCCAAATCTCCCGCCTCCGACTTACATGATGAAATCAGCTCGCTGGAGAAGCGTATTTATCAAGCACTAGACGCCAAGCTAGAGAAAATTGCTTCATCAACTATTCAATCCCAGCAATTAGCTATCCTTCAGACTACTATCGCACGATGCCTCCAGGACATCGATAAGAAGATTGGTGCTGCCCTCGTTGGTCAACTGAAGATCATGCAAGCTGCGATACTCAC CAAGACACAACCGCCCCCTGTCAACGGCAACCTTCCAGCCGTGCCTGACATTAGTACCCCATCGGAAGCTGCTGATTTTCGCATCAACGAGGTGCTGCGTGATCTGAACATAGTACCTGACCATTTTCTCCCACCAAACACAGATGTTGATCTTCCAAGGAAAACTCCCGAGCGCGGTGGGTCGTACGCCGATGATAATCTTGATGCTGAGTTG GACACCGCCAACGGATCGTCGATCCAGATCTCAATTGGTGCTGACTCACAGCTCCCGGTTGAGCAGAGAGAAGTACAAGTGGAGGATTTAGTACCAGCCAACAACATTACTGAACAG GAGAACAATCAATCACTGGGAGTTTCAACTATGGTTGTTGAGAAGCCTGTCTCCCAAGAGTTTGAGATGGAGGAG GAAGATGCCCCCGGTGTGGAGGAGTCGCCCAACCCGACTAACTACATTTCACCACCCAAGGCACATGAAGAAGAGGCATCAGAGCCGCGCAAGAGCAAAAGGTCTTGGATAATCCCTGCTGGACTTCAAGACTACAAGTGTGATGCAAAAGTCAAAGCAGGGCTATGCATTATCCCTGATGTAGACCACCGTTTTATGCTAATGGAGCAGAAG CTTCCTAACGGCTACTCCATGCCATCGCTTGAATTCTGTGATATTGCCTATCGTACCACCATATTACCTACGGGG GTCATTGACACCCTTATCGGATTTGTGTCTCGTGGCCCCATGGTTGGTCCCAATGTTGCCATATACGACACTACCCTTCCAGTAACTCTGATGAACCACAACAATCGGTTTGTGAAGACCGCAGTCAAGGACCGTTCCAAGCTTAAGTTCGTTGACGTCCCGCTGGAGAAACACTTGGAGAAGTCGCATGAGAGGATATATTTCCCATTTAACATGGACAAACAACACTGGGTTGGAGTTTGTATCGATACCAAAGTGTGCACTCTCCATGTTCTGGATTGCAACACATCTTTTCGAAGCGACAACTCGCTGAAGAAAGAGCTAAACCCTATTGCTACCCTCCTTCCATACGTTCTTAAGCAGTTTGGCTTTTTAGGAACCAACGCCGGTGTCAAGGCCTTTACCGTGTCCAGATGCAAGGGAATACAGCAGGTATCTAGTCAAACTGATTCTGGAGTCATGACGGTCCTATTGATCGACGCTCACGCTGGGGATGGTCTTGGTGCTTACAAGGCAATCACTCCGCGTCTGCTTCCAGACGCATCCAAGCAATTGGCGGTCAAATTCTTCGATGACATCTCTATGTAA
- the LOC106402843 gene encoding protein NLP9 isoform X1, with translation MDNTSPDIPAEEMDGWVKNLIYEEDMFSSSSNLVNFESFASWCNTPSASDILFTQYGLTNSQSTTPTPFGGFTALPAEFSPSFHGLERCYVGEKRPVQEMSSQVHYLSGKRSKSSAIECSVPRSLSYSLDEKMLKALSLFMEFSGEGILAQFWTPVKSGDHYMLSTCDQAYLLDSRLSGYREVSRKYTFSAETSQYSSPGLPGRVFISGVPEWTSNVMYYKTAEYLRMKHALDNDVRGSIAIPVLEASGSSCCAVLELVTCREKPNFDLEMDSVCRALQAVNLQTSTIPRRQYLSSNQKEALSEIRDVLRAVCHAHRLPLALAWIPCSYSKGTNNELVKVYGKQSDGNSILCIEESACYVNDMDMECFVIACMEHFLSKGQGVAGKALISNKPSFSSDVKTFDISEYPLVQHARKFGLNAAVATKLRSTFTGDSDYILEFFLPVNMKGSSEQQLLLDSLSGTMQRICRTLRTVSDEVGLWSGDRMLNLTQTTVSEGSFQTTLLDTDLNYTRSVFSSDIAGSHGTLQQETSGARRPERKKSSTEKNVSLNVLQQYFSGSLKDAAKSLGVCPTTLKRICRQHGIMRWPSRKINKVNRSLRKIQTVLDSVQGVEGGLKFDSATGEFIAVGSLVQEFDTQKSLPCHHDDAFLKRQCDMDEDVSLELLKVKSHDGGKVKLEDSVETNEARPAGSLMEPWVSKQSGLNYSDDFDIGTRSADVKKDKDLGVRRCLSSLALAEPNPSISSSMSDSSNGSGAVLVRSSSTSMEQDHNQTFRTHNSSSESRSLLTVKATYRDDTIRFRLDPYVVGCSQLYKEVGKRFKLQEGAFQLKYLDDDEEWVMLVTDSDLQECLEILNGMRKHTVKFLVRDIPGAAMGSSGGSNGYLGTGF, from the exons ATGGATAACACTTCTCCAGATATTCCAGCTGAAGAAATGGATGGTTGGGTTAAGAATCTGATCtatgaagaagacatgtttagCTCTTCTTCAAACCTTGTGAACTTTGAATCTTTTGCTTCTTGGTGCAACACTCCTTCCGCTTCTGATATCTTGTTCACTCAATACGGCTTAACCAACTCTCAATCCACTACGCCTACGCCTTTTGGAGGTTTCACTGCATTACCTGCAGAGTTTTCTCCTTCTTTCCATGGTTTAGAAAGGTGTTACGTTGGCGAAAAAAGACCGGTGCAGGAGATGAGCTCTCAAGTTCATTACCTATCAGGTAAAAGAAGCAAGAGTAGTGCAATAGAGTGTAGTGTTCCAAGGTCATTGAGCTACTCACTTGATGAGAAGATGCTTAAGGCATTAAGTTTATTTATGGAGTTCTCTGGAGAGGGTATACTGGCTCAGTTTTGGACTCCTGTTAAGTCTGGAGATCATTACATGCTTAGTACTTGTGATCAGGCTTACTTGCTTGACTCGAGGTTATCTGGATACCGTGAAGTGTCGAGAAAGTACACATTCTCTGCAGAGACAAGCCAATACTCTTCTCCGGGTCTTCCAGGGAGAGTCTTTATCTCCGGAGTTCCTGAGTGGACTTCAAACGTGATGTATTACAAGACAGCTGAGTATTTAAGGATGAAGCATGCTCTAGATAACGATGTTCGTGGCTCCATCGCAATTCCTGTTCTTGAAGCATCTGGTTCATCTTGTTGTGCTGTCCTTGAACTTGTGACATGCAGGGAGAAACCAAACTTCGATTTGGAGATGGACTCTGTTTGCCGTGCTCTCCAG GCTGTGAACTTACAAACATCGACTATTCCACGCCGCCAG TACCTTTCAAGCAACCAAAAAGAAGCTTTGTCTGAGATAAGAGATGTCCTTCGAGCAGTGTGCCATGCACATAGGCTGCCTCTAGCTCTAGCTTGGATCCCCTGTAGCTACTCCAAGGGAACCAACAATGAGCTGGTCAAAGTCTATGGGAAACAATCAGATGGGAATTCTATTCTTTGCATAGAAGAGTCTGCATGTTATGTGAATGACATGGACATGGAATGCTTTGTAATTGCCTGCATGGAGCATTTTCTGAGCAAAGGACAAGGAGTTGCAGGCAAAGCACTCATATCAAACAAACCGTCTTTCTCATCCGATGTAAAGACATTTGATATCAGCGAGTACCCTCTTGTTCAGCATGCTAGAAAGTTTGGTCTTAATGCTGCAGTTGCTACCAAACTAAGGAGCACATTCACTGGAGACAGTGACTATATACTTGAGTTTTTCTTACCTGTTAATATGAAGGGAAGCTCAGAACAACAGCTTTTGCTCGATAGTCTCTCTGGTACGATGCAGAGAATATGTCGGACTCTGAGAACTGTTTCAGATGAAGTTGGACTTTGGAGTGGAGACAGAATGTTAAATCTTACACAAACTACTGTTTCAGAAGGAAGCTTTCAGACAACATTGCTTGATACAGATCTCAACTATACTAGAAGTGTCTTCTCGAGTGATATAGCAGGTTCTCATGGAACTCTTCAACAG GAAACTAGCGGAGCTAGAAGACCAGAGAGGAAGAAAAGCAGCACAGAGAAGAATGTGAGCTTAAACGTTCTCCAACAGTACTTCTCTGGGAGCTTAAAGGATGCTGCAAAGAGTCTTGGTG TTTGTCCGACTACACTCAAACGGATATGCAGACAACACGGAATCATGAGGTGGCCATCTCGCAAGATTAACAAAGTGAATAGGTCACTGAGGAAAATACAGACAGTGCTGGACTCTGTCCAAGGTGTAGAAGGAGGACTAAAGTTTGACTCAGCGACAGGCGAGTTCATAGCAGTTGGCTCTCTTGTTCAAGAGTTTGATACTCAAAAGAGTCTACCATGTCATCATGACGATGCATTTTTAAAGAGACAGTGTGATATGGATGAAGATGTGTCTTTAGAGCTTTTGAAAGTCAAATCTCATGATGGTGGGAAGGTTAAGTTGGAGGATAGTGTTGAAACAAATGAAGCAAGACCTGCAG GATCTTTGATGGAGCCATGGGTAAGCAAACAGTCTGGCTTGAACTATAGTGATGATTTTGATATAGGGACAAGGAGTGCAGATGTAAAGAAGGATAAAGACCTTGGTGTCCGTAGGTGCCTGAGCTCTCTAGCACTTGCTGAACCAAACCCATCTATCTCAAGTAGCATGTCAGATTCATCAAATGGTTCCGGAGCAGTTCTTGTTAGAAGTTCATCTACTTCCATGGAACAAGATCATAACCAAACATTCAGAACTCATAACAGTAGCAGCGAGAGTAGATCATTACTGACTGTTAAAGCAACTTATAGAGACGACACTATACGTTTCAGGCTAGATCCATATGTGGTTGGGTGTTCTCAGCTATACAAAGAGGTTGGTAAGCGTTTCAAGCTGCAAGAGGGTGCGTTTCAGTTGAAATACttggatgatgatgaagaatgGGTGATGTTGGTTACAGATTCTGATCTTCAAGAATGTTTAGAGATATTAAACGGTATGAGGAAACATACGGTGAAGTTTTTGGTCCGTGATATACCTGGTGCTGCAATGGGAAGTTCAGGAGGTAGCAACGGGTACCTCGGAACAGGTTTCTAG
- the LOC106402843 gene encoding protein NLP9 isoform X2: MDGWVKNLIYEEDMFSSSSNLVNFESFASWCNTPSASDILFTQYGLTNSQSTTPTPFGGFTALPAEFSPSFHGLERCYVGEKRPVQEMSSQVHYLSGKRSKSSAIECSVPRSLSYSLDEKMLKALSLFMEFSGEGILAQFWTPVKSGDHYMLSTCDQAYLLDSRLSGYREVSRKYTFSAETSQYSSPGLPGRVFISGVPEWTSNVMYYKTAEYLRMKHALDNDVRGSIAIPVLEASGSSCCAVLELVTCREKPNFDLEMDSVCRALQAVNLQTSTIPRRQYLSSNQKEALSEIRDVLRAVCHAHRLPLALAWIPCSYSKGTNNELVKVYGKQSDGNSILCIEESACYVNDMDMECFVIACMEHFLSKGQGVAGKALISNKPSFSSDVKTFDISEYPLVQHARKFGLNAAVATKLRSTFTGDSDYILEFFLPVNMKGSSEQQLLLDSLSGTMQRICRTLRTVSDEVGLWSGDRMLNLTQTTVSEGSFQTTLLDTDLNYTRSVFSSDIAGSHGTLQQETSGARRPERKKSSTEKNVSLNVLQQYFSGSLKDAAKSLGVCPTTLKRICRQHGIMRWPSRKINKVNRSLRKIQTVLDSVQGVEGGLKFDSATGEFIAVGSLVQEFDTQKSLPCHHDDAFLKRQCDMDEDVSLELLKVKSHDGGKVKLEDSVETNEARPAGSLMEPWVSKQSGLNYSDDFDIGTRSADVKKDKDLGVRRCLSSLALAEPNPSISSSMSDSSNGSGAVLVRSSSTSMEQDHNQTFRTHNSSSESRSLLTVKATYRDDTIRFRLDPYVVGCSQLYKEVGKRFKLQEGAFQLKYLDDDEEWVMLVTDSDLQECLEILNGMRKHTVKFLVRDIPGAAMGSSGGSNGYLGTGF; the protein is encoded by the exons ATGGATGGTTGGGTTAAGAATCTGATCtatgaagaagacatgtttagCTCTTCTTCAAACCTTGTGAACTTTGAATCTTTTGCTTCTTGGTGCAACACTCCTTCCGCTTCTGATATCTTGTTCACTCAATACGGCTTAACCAACTCTCAATCCACTACGCCTACGCCTTTTGGAGGTTTCACTGCATTACCTGCAGAGTTTTCTCCTTCTTTCCATGGTTTAGAAAGGTGTTACGTTGGCGAAAAAAGACCGGTGCAGGAGATGAGCTCTCAAGTTCATTACCTATCAGGTAAAAGAAGCAAGAGTAGTGCAATAGAGTGTAGTGTTCCAAGGTCATTGAGCTACTCACTTGATGAGAAGATGCTTAAGGCATTAAGTTTATTTATGGAGTTCTCTGGAGAGGGTATACTGGCTCAGTTTTGGACTCCTGTTAAGTCTGGAGATCATTACATGCTTAGTACTTGTGATCAGGCTTACTTGCTTGACTCGAGGTTATCTGGATACCGTGAAGTGTCGAGAAAGTACACATTCTCTGCAGAGACAAGCCAATACTCTTCTCCGGGTCTTCCAGGGAGAGTCTTTATCTCCGGAGTTCCTGAGTGGACTTCAAACGTGATGTATTACAAGACAGCTGAGTATTTAAGGATGAAGCATGCTCTAGATAACGATGTTCGTGGCTCCATCGCAATTCCTGTTCTTGAAGCATCTGGTTCATCTTGTTGTGCTGTCCTTGAACTTGTGACATGCAGGGAGAAACCAAACTTCGATTTGGAGATGGACTCTGTTTGCCGTGCTCTCCAG GCTGTGAACTTACAAACATCGACTATTCCACGCCGCCAG TACCTTTCAAGCAACCAAAAAGAAGCTTTGTCTGAGATAAGAGATGTCCTTCGAGCAGTGTGCCATGCACATAGGCTGCCTCTAGCTCTAGCTTGGATCCCCTGTAGCTACTCCAAGGGAACCAACAATGAGCTGGTCAAAGTCTATGGGAAACAATCAGATGGGAATTCTATTCTTTGCATAGAAGAGTCTGCATGTTATGTGAATGACATGGACATGGAATGCTTTGTAATTGCCTGCATGGAGCATTTTCTGAGCAAAGGACAAGGAGTTGCAGGCAAAGCACTCATATCAAACAAACCGTCTTTCTCATCCGATGTAAAGACATTTGATATCAGCGAGTACCCTCTTGTTCAGCATGCTAGAAAGTTTGGTCTTAATGCTGCAGTTGCTACCAAACTAAGGAGCACATTCACTGGAGACAGTGACTATATACTTGAGTTTTTCTTACCTGTTAATATGAAGGGAAGCTCAGAACAACAGCTTTTGCTCGATAGTCTCTCTGGTACGATGCAGAGAATATGTCGGACTCTGAGAACTGTTTCAGATGAAGTTGGACTTTGGAGTGGAGACAGAATGTTAAATCTTACACAAACTACTGTTTCAGAAGGAAGCTTTCAGACAACATTGCTTGATACAGATCTCAACTATACTAGAAGTGTCTTCTCGAGTGATATAGCAGGTTCTCATGGAACTCTTCAACAG GAAACTAGCGGAGCTAGAAGACCAGAGAGGAAGAAAAGCAGCACAGAGAAGAATGTGAGCTTAAACGTTCTCCAACAGTACTTCTCTGGGAGCTTAAAGGATGCTGCAAAGAGTCTTGGTG TTTGTCCGACTACACTCAAACGGATATGCAGACAACACGGAATCATGAGGTGGCCATCTCGCAAGATTAACAAAGTGAATAGGTCACTGAGGAAAATACAGACAGTGCTGGACTCTGTCCAAGGTGTAGAAGGAGGACTAAAGTTTGACTCAGCGACAGGCGAGTTCATAGCAGTTGGCTCTCTTGTTCAAGAGTTTGATACTCAAAAGAGTCTACCATGTCATCATGACGATGCATTTTTAAAGAGACAGTGTGATATGGATGAAGATGTGTCTTTAGAGCTTTTGAAAGTCAAATCTCATGATGGTGGGAAGGTTAAGTTGGAGGATAGTGTTGAAACAAATGAAGCAAGACCTGCAG GATCTTTGATGGAGCCATGGGTAAGCAAACAGTCTGGCTTGAACTATAGTGATGATTTTGATATAGGGACAAGGAGTGCAGATGTAAAGAAGGATAAAGACCTTGGTGTCCGTAGGTGCCTGAGCTCTCTAGCACTTGCTGAACCAAACCCATCTATCTCAAGTAGCATGTCAGATTCATCAAATGGTTCCGGAGCAGTTCTTGTTAGAAGTTCATCTACTTCCATGGAACAAGATCATAACCAAACATTCAGAACTCATAACAGTAGCAGCGAGAGTAGATCATTACTGACTGTTAAAGCAACTTATAGAGACGACACTATACGTTTCAGGCTAGATCCATATGTGGTTGGGTGTTCTCAGCTATACAAAGAGGTTGGTAAGCGTTTCAAGCTGCAAGAGGGTGCGTTTCAGTTGAAATACttggatgatgatgaagaatgGGTGATGTTGGTTACAGATTCTGATCTTCAAGAATGTTTAGAGATATTAAACGGTATGAGGAAACATACGGTGAAGTTTTTGGTCCGTGATATACCTGGTGCTGCAATGGGAAGTTCAGGAGGTAGCAACGGGTACCTCGGAACAGGTTTCTAG
- the LOC106403839 gene encoding LOW QUALITY PROTEIN: putative F-box/kelch-repeat protein At4g11750 (The sequence of the model RefSeq protein was modified relative to this genomic sequence to represent the inferred CDS: deleted 2 bases in 1 codon), translating into MTEFIEFTRVHILDLPHDLLLNCLARVSRLYYPTLCLVSKRFRSLITSLELYQTRALLGRTESCLYLCSRLSYGSKQCWYTLCKRPTPSPYLTLPKPKPNHISGWFSPCFRPYRIPKSSNYHMVSVSTRKFSHWTWWTCAAIGSTIYTVGKYIYGGISSRVFFLDCRSHTWHEAPSIQMTPKYPLMSVIDGKIYVVEGLNVPDSSDSMKVFDLKKQIWEHLPCPRAEIFGKSYILRSLAIDGKLYLFGDKNMVYKVDENKWDVVGLETRISWAFSDFSCVIDNIMYNYILSRKLQWYDSKGILWRDLKGLEELPKMPKSCTRVRMVNHGGKIALLWDKKVRGFDSNEKNIWCAVFAVERRSEQEVYGKLEWCEVVLKVPKSCCLLEFLAVDV; encoded by the exons ATGACGGAGTTCATAGAGTTTACACGGGTACATATTCTTGATCTTCCTCATGATTTACTATTGAATTGCTTAGCTCGGGTTTCAAGATTGTACTACCCGACTCTTTGCTTAGTGTCCAAGAGATTTCGCTCTCTTATTACATCGCTTGAGCTTTACCAGACCCGAGCTCTCTTAGGCCGCACCGAGAGTTGTCTATATTTGTGCTCAAGGCTCAGTTATGGTTCTAAACAATGTTGGTACACTCTATGCAAAAGACCAACTCCAAGCCCTTACCTAACCCTA CCTAAGCCTAAGCCTAACCATATCTCAGGATGGTTCAGTCCATGCTTTAGACCATATAGAATCCCCAAGTCGAGCAACTATCATATGGTCTCTGTCTCAACTCGCAAATTTTCTCATTGGACCTGGTGGACTTGTGCCGCAATTGGTTCTACTATCTACACGGTTGGAAAATATATCTATGGTGGGATCTCGTCTAGGGTCTTCTTCTTGGACTGTCGGTCTCACACTTGGCACGAAGCTCCAAGCATTCAGATGACGCCAAAGTACCCTCTCATGAGCGTTATTGATGGGAAAATATATGTAGTGGAAGGCTTGAACGTTCCGGATTCATCAGATTCGATGAAGGTTTTTGATCTGAAAAAACAGATATGGGAGCATCTACCATGCCCTAGAGCAGAGATATTCGGGAAGAGTTATATATTAAGAAGCTTAGCCATAGACGGAAAGCTTTACCTGTTTGGGGATAAAAATATGGTTTACAAGGTCGATGAAAATAAATGGGACGTTGTAGGATTAGAGACGCGTATAAGTTGGGCTTTCAGTGATTTTTCATGCGTAATAGACAACATAATGTACAATTATATCTTGTCCAGAAAGCTTCAATGGTACGACTCCAAGGGAATATTGTGGAGAGATTTAAAGGGTTTGGAAGAACTTCCAAAAATGCCAAAGAGTTGTACTCGTGTTAGGATGGTAAATCATGGTGGAAAGATTGCGCTTCTGTGGGATAAGAAAGTGCGTGGTTTTGACTCCAACGAGAAGAATATTTGGTGTGCTGTGTTTGCGGTTGAAAGGCGCAGCGAACAAGAGGTTTATGGGAAGCTTGAATGGTGTGAGGTTGTGCTTAAAGTCCCCAAATCATGTTGTTTATTGGAATTTCTTGCTGTTGATGTTTGA
- the LOC106406431 gene encoding 54S ribosomal protein L51, mitochondrial → MALRGVWQLQKLVVSYCNWGGSSRGIRAFMESELPALIEKNPQLEVATELSRGQHPYLKGIYRNRNERVVCVKNMDPEQVLLNATRLRNSLGRKVVKLRTRHVTKHPSVQGTWTTAVKF, encoded by the exons ATGGCGCTTAGAGGAGTATGGCAGCTCCAAAAGCTCGTAGTGAGCTACTGTAATTGGGGAGGTAGCAGTAGAGGCATAAG AGCCTTTATGGAATCAGAGTTGCCTGCGCTTATAGAGAAAAACCCGCAGCTCGAAGTGGCAACCGAGCTTTCAAGGGGGCAACATCCTTACCTCAAGGGCATATACA GGAATAGAAATGAGAGGGTGGTGTGTGTGAAGAACATGGATCCTGAACAAGTGCTTTTGAATGCAACGAGGCTTAGGAACTCACTTGGAAGGAAAGTGGTGAAGCTGAGGACTAGACATGTGACCAAGCACCCCAGTGTTCAAGGCACTTGGACAACCGCTGTCAAGTTCTGA